One window of Candidatus Nitrospira kreftii genomic DNA carries:
- a CDS encoding hypothetical protein (conserved protein of unknown function) translates to MMENSVPLPNGPTGPVAASWLISCLLHAGLAFAAVLFVQRIQLAAQTEPFQWDVAVVATSVKDTPSTQLPAPPTPALQQSTPPAKAVGPTVEPVEPASIKPVTSPIPAATTEPNSESYEDQLLSTELKPSSTAPSLSTEPLPDTVPQHLSAALSEQIMPPRNRSTTLADPQTTMDSTVAPFASTDQPKPAKADYGWLAALMAQWIADLNKRYPAMLRTEGVQGKVTLTAVLHENGRLSDVRVVKSSGHAELDHVAVEDVTNGPPITLSHSLDRAQMPVKFSISYDLKTGR, encoded by the coding sequence GTGATGGAGAATTCCGTACCACTTCCCAACGGGCCAACGGGGCCAGTGGCAGCCAGTTGGCTCATTTCCTGCCTGCTGCACGCAGGGCTGGCTTTTGCTGCAGTCTTGTTCGTGCAGCGTATACAGCTTGCTGCTCAGACTGAACCATTTCAGTGGGACGTCGCAGTAGTCGCAACGTCAGTGAAAGACACGCCTTCTACTCAACTTCCAGCCCCACCTACTCCTGCGCTTCAGCAATCTACCCCACCAGCGAAGGCTGTTGGCCCAACCGTAGAGCCCGTTGAACCAGCATCGATCAAACCGGTCACTTCACCTATACCAGCAGCGACTACCGAACCCAATTCGGAATCCTATGAGGACCAGCTCCTCAGTACTGAGCTAAAGCCATCGAGCACAGCACCTTCGTTATCGACCGAACCGCTGCCTGACACTGTTCCGCAACATCTTTCAGCTGCCTTGTCTGAGCAGATCATGCCTCCTCGTAATCGTTCGACAACATTAGCCGATCCACAGACAACCATGGATTCTACGGTTGCTCCCTTCGCATCCACAGACCAACCTAAGCCGGCTAAAGCGGATTACGGATGGCTCGCTGCTCTCATGGCACAATGGATCGCGGACCTGAACAAGCGGTACCCAGCTATGCTCCGAACCGAGGGGGTGCAAGGGAAAGTGACGCTGACCGCGGTGCTGCACGAAAATGGACGCTTGAGCGATGTGCGGGTCGTCAAGAGTTCGGGGCACGCCGAGCTCGACCACGTTGCCGTGGAAGATGTGACGAACGGCCCTCCCATCACTCTTTCTCACTCCTTGGACCGTGCACAGATGCCGGTGAAGTTTTCAATCAGTTACGACTTGAAGACGGGTCGATAA
- a CDS encoding FAD:protein FMN transferase, with product MALDIRKSCSSLIILVRCFVVVVAAGCVGTHSVPQVTVSKRAQMHMGTLVTITVVSSDSSTGNVATQAGFDEIKRLEQLLSTWRSDSELSRVNAEAGRFPVKVSQETLDLVVRSLEMAQLTHGGFNIALGPAVEAWNVMDQQQIPNDKELQRLRPLVNWTHIRIDKEAGTIFLPHEGMRLDVGGIGKGYAADRAVEKMKQAGATGGVVALSGDIKTFGVLPDRKGFPVGIRHPRQEDSLLTLVELKEEAISTAGDYERFFERDGVRYHHILDPQTLLPARGCQSVTIIAKEGIVADGLDTGIFVLGPESGMALVERLSDVEAIIVDNEGKITVSSGLRHRLRVP from the coding sequence ATGGCACTGGACATACGGAAATCTTGTTCCTCCCTCATCATACTAGTACGTTGTTTCGTTGTCGTCGTCGCGGCAGGTTGCGTAGGGACGCACTCTGTGCCTCAGGTCACCGTATCAAAACGTGCACAGATGCACATGGGCACCCTGGTTACAATCACTGTTGTGTCCAGCGATAGCAGCACTGGGAATGTAGCTACGCAAGCCGGATTCGATGAGATCAAACGGCTTGAACAGCTTTTGAGTACGTGGCGCTCTGACAGTGAGCTCTCTCGTGTCAATGCCGAAGCCGGGCGTTTCCCTGTCAAAGTGAGTCAAGAAACGTTGGATCTGGTGGTCCGATCTTTGGAAATGGCACAGCTCACCCACGGCGGGTTCAACATCGCGCTTGGTCCTGCGGTTGAAGCATGGAACGTAATGGACCAGCAGCAGATTCCCAATGACAAAGAATTGCAGCGGCTACGACCTCTCGTCAATTGGACACACATTCGAATCGATAAAGAGGCAGGAACTATTTTCCTGCCGCATGAAGGAATGCGTCTTGATGTCGGTGGGATTGGGAAGGGATATGCTGCTGATCGGGCCGTCGAAAAGATGAAACAGGCTGGGGCCACGGGAGGAGTTGTCGCCTTATCAGGCGATATCAAGACATTCGGTGTCCTTCCGGATCGAAAAGGATTTCCTGTCGGAATCAGGCATCCGCGCCAGGAGGATTCGTTGCTGACGCTTGTTGAGTTGAAGGAGGAGGCGATCTCGACGGCTGGAGACTATGAACGATTCTTCGAACGGGATGGAGTCCGGTATCATCATATTTTGGATCCGCAGACCTTGCTGCCGGCGCGAGGTTGTCAGAGTGTCACAATTATCGCGAAGGAAGGTATCGTGGCCGATGGATTGGATACGGGAATATTTGTGTTGGGGCCTGAGAGTGGGATGGCGTTGGTGGAGCGCTTGTCCGATGTTGAAGCCATCATCGTCGATAATGAAGGGAAAATCACGGTTTCATCGGGGCTCCGTCATCGATTGCGTGTGCCATAA